One window of the Camarhynchus parvulus chromosome 2, STF_HiC, whole genome shotgun sequence genome contains the following:
- the NAPG gene encoding gamma-soluble NSF attachment protein, giving the protein MAAQKINEALEHIAKAEKYLKTGFLKWKPDYDSAATEYGKAAVAFKNAKQFDQAREACLREAEAHENNKALFHAAKAYEQAGMMLKEMQRLPEAVQLIEKASMMYLENGTPDTAAIALERAGKLIENVSPEKAVQLYQQAASVFENEERLRQALEMLGKASRLLVRGRRLDEAALSLQKEKSIYKEIENYPTCYKKTIAQVLVHLHRNDYVAAERCVRESYSIPGFNGSEDCAALEQLLEGYDQQDQDQVSEVCNSPLFKYMDNDYAKLGLTLVVPGGGMKKKSPNAAQDKARGPAAVGSHADEEEDEYSGGLC; this is encoded by the exons CCTGAAAACTGGATTCTTAAAGTGGAAACCAGATTATGACAGTGCAGCTACTGAATATGGGAAGGCAG ctgttgcttttaagAACGCCAAGCAGTTTGACCAGGCAAGGGAAGCCTGTTTACGGGAAGCTGAGGCACATGAAAACAATAAAGC TCTCTTTCATGCTGCCAA agcttATGAACAAGCTGGCATGATGCTAAAG GAGATGCAAAGGCTCCCTGAAGCAGTTCAGCTGATCGAGAAAGCCAGTATGATGTACCTGGAGAATGGGACACCAGACACAGCAGCCATTGCCCTGGAACGGGCTGGAAA GTTAATAGAAAATGTGAGTCCAGAGAAAGCTGTGCAGCTCTATCAGCAAGCAGCATCGGTGTTTGAA aaTGAAGAACGTTTACGGCAGGCATTAGAAATGCTAGGGAAGGCATCAAGACTTCTAGTCAGAGGGCGCAG atTAGATGAGGCTGCACTGtctcttcaaaaggaaaaaagtatttataagGAAATTGAAAACTACCCCACTTGCTATAAG aaAACAATTGCTCAAGTCTTAGTTCATCTTCATAGAAATGATTATGTTGCTGCAGAAAGATGTGTGAGGGAAAGCTACAG TATACCAGGATTTAATGGAAGTGAAGATTGTGCAGCACTTGAGCAACTTTTAGAAGGGTATGATCAACAAGATCAGGATCAAGTTTCTGAAGTCTGTAATTCTCCACTCTTCAAATACATGGATAATGAT TATGCCAAGCTTGGTCTTACCTTGGTGGTCCCAGGAGGTGGAATGAAGAAGAAATCGCCAAACGCTGCCCAAGACAAAGCCAGAGGACCAGCTGCAGTGGGCTCCCATGctgatgaggaagaggatgaatACTCTGGTGGACTATGCTAG